The following are encoded together in the Lactuca sativa cultivar Salinas chromosome 1, Lsat_Salinas_v11, whole genome shotgun sequence genome:
- the LOC111918504 gene encoding fatty acyl-CoA reductase 2, chloroplastic, with protein sequence MMGTMSLGSSIVISKKGAVTLLSNDKNYYPPCLSKKNANCLMNCQSEGNVIKTNGVSVSVSSSFTKRSVLVNADPGTALLDTGRSVLPPNGSVYNGAQSGIGIVNILKGKAFFVTGATGFLGKVFIEKILRTVPDVGKIYLLIKAKDMDSAMERLNNEIINTELFKSLQQAYGKSYQSFMLSKLIPVIGNVCESNLGLDEDTADVIAKDVDIIVNSAANTTFDERYDVALDINTRGPSRLMSFAKKCKKLNLFLQISTAYVNGQRQGRIMERPFNAGDSIARESLIYEDQELISIPNLNVEDEIKLVLESKKSLGENAASQKLKELGLERANLYGWQDTYVFTKAMGEMMIDKMRGDIPVVIIRPSVIESTYKEPFPGWMEGNRMMDPIVLYYGKGQLSGFLVDPNGVLDVVPADMVVNATMAAMAKHVTCGKTEENYIYQIASSAVNPLVFKDLARLLYEHFNSSPCLDLKGRPVHVPIMQLYRSMEDFSAHLWKDAINRSGLNNSGGINKGKYSHKLENICRKSVEQAKYLANIYEPYTFYGGRFDNSNTQKLMGMMSEEEKRTFGFDVGKIDWRDYISNIHIPGLRRHVMKGRGMCTQN encoded by the exons ATGATGGGGACTATGTCTCTTGGTTCTTCCATCGTCATTTCGAAGAAAGGGGCTGTCACTTTGTTGAGTAATGACAAGAATTATTACCCCCCATGCTTGTCAAAGAAGAACGCCAACTGTTTGATGAATTGCCAAAGTGAAGGAAACGTCATTAAAACCAACGGGGTTTCAGTATCTGTTTCATCATCTTTCACAAAAAGATCCGTTTTGGTGAATGCGGATCCTGGAACAGCTCTCTTGGATACCGGAAGATCCGTTTTGCCTCCAAATGGTAGCGTTTACAATGGAGCACAAAGTGGAATTGGGATTGTGAATATACTCAAAGGGAAAgccttctttgttactggagcaacTGGTTTCTTGGGGAAAG TATTTATAGAGAAGATACTACGCACAGTGCCTGATGTGGGAAAGATATATCTCTTAATCAAGGCAAAAGACATGGATTCTGCCATGGAAAGATTAAATAACGAA ATAATAAATACCGAACTTTTCAAGTCTCTTCAACAAGCTTATGGGAAATCTTATCAATCTTTCATGTTAAGTAAGCTGATTCCTGTAATTGGAAATGTTTGTGAATCTAATCTTGGGTTAGATGAAGATACAGCAGATGTTATAGCCAAAGATGTTGACATAATTGTAAATTCAGCAGCTAATACTACTTTTGATGAAAG ATATGATGTAGCTCTTGATATAAACACTAGAGGACCTAGTCGCCTTATGAGTTTTGCAAAAAAGTGCAAGAAACTTAACCTCTTTCTTCAAATTTCCAcag CGTATGTTAATGGACAAAGGCAAGGAAGAATCATGGAAAGGCCATTTAATGCGGGTGATAGTATAGCAAGGGAGAGCCTAATTTATGAGGATCAAGAATTAATATCAATTCCAAATTTGAATGTAGAAGATGAAATAAAATTGGTTTTGGAATCAAAGAAATCTTTAGGAGAAAATGCAGCATCTCAAAAGCTGAAAGAGCTTGGTTTAGAAAG GGCAAATCTATACGGGTGGCAAGATACATATGTTTTCACTAAAGCAATGGGAGAAATGATGATTGATAAAATGAGAGGTGACATACCCGTTGTTATAATTCGGCCTAGTGTCATTGAAAGTACTTACAAAGAACCTTTTCCCGGGTGGATGGAAGGAAATAG GATGATGGATCCGATTGTACTTTACTACGGAAAGGGACAACTTAGTGGATTTCTTGTTGACCCAAATGGTGTTCTTGATGTG GTTCCAGCTGATATGGTGGTGAATGCAACAATGGCAGCCATGGCAAAACACGTGACATGTGGCAAAACGGAAGAGAATTACATATATCAAATAGCTTCATCAGCAGTGAACCCATTGGTGTTTAAAGATTTGGCAAGGCTACTTTATGAACACTTTAATTCTTCACCATGTTTGGATTTAAAAGGGAGGCCTGTTCATGTACCTATCATGCAACTTTATCGATCCATGGAAGATTTTTCAGCTCATCTTTGGAAAGATGCGATTAATAGAAGTGGATTGAATAATTCGGGTGGAATAAATAAAGGGAAGTATTCACATAAACTTGAAAATATTTGCAGAAAATCAGTGGAGCAAGCAAAGTATTTGGCCAATATTTATGAACCCTACACGTTTTATGGTGGAAG GTTTGACAATAGCAACACTCAAAAATTAATGGGGATGATGtctgaagaagaaaagagaacatTTGGATTTGATGTGGGGAAAATAGATTGGAGAGATTACATCTCAAATATTCATATTCCGGGGCTAAGGAGGCATGTAATGAAGGGAAGAGGAATGTGCACCCAAAATTAA